The following proteins come from a genomic window of Crassostrea angulata isolate pt1a10 chromosome 1, ASM2561291v2, whole genome shotgun sequence:
- the LOC128183245 gene encoding uncharacterized protein LOC128183245, protein MSRKYKCTCLLYICLILSQQFGSVDTFLGLDFNCVTLKITLALASSALLSEDVSQEYRVIIFLSILLIPCQFIQNIVMFGTKSEAKSGSTKSKETPETGPDEPTEVVQTTPDPNGPIIIAFIENKAV, encoded by the exons ATGAGCCGAAAATATAAATGCACGTGTTTATTGTACATATGCCTGATTCTGTCGCAGCAATTTGGAAGTGTTGACACATTTTTGGGATTAGACTTTAACTGTGTTACATTGAAGATTACACTTGCTTTAGCATCATCTGCACTACTATCAG agGATGTTTCTCAAGAATATCGAGTAATTATATTTCTATCCATTCTACTGATACCTTGTCAGTTTATTCAAAACATAG tgaTGTTTGGAACGAAATCGGAAGCAAAATCCGGatcaacaaaatcaaaagaGACACCAGAAACAGGCCCAGATGAACCCACTGAGGTTGTCCAGACGACACCGGATCCTAACGGACCAATCATTATCGCATTCATAGAAAACAAAGCTGTATGA